A window of the Brassica oleracea var. oleracea cultivar TO1000 chromosome C1, BOL, whole genome shotgun sequence genome harbors these coding sequences:
- the LOC106337888 gene encoding uncharacterized protein LOC106337888, with protein MSSRKKRVAKSGGKEIAHPTEVVGNQRLPSRLFATDRYPSKRFNLNASLEYLLLVRDVLEGTDEMERLLGSCFGSLFRLPVRRCAFSAKLVHGLLTRQLVTKKRLELWHVFGGDPMRFSLAKFGHVTGLPCGEFEEGYVVDDKARPPKADYVFWDRLLGASRRDITIAEVATMVAGDKEMPPTRKLKLCLIIIVDGVLLATNQEPKPSVKHVKRLEKLDRFLSFQWGRESFWWTISSMIPPAKVIGKCDDPNGVFCRKLRQETKVLDGFPWALQLWAFEAILGLIARLGGNDEQTLLTYDGKKLPQQMGLGLVDVLHSEHDPKLTVQPMYEPGGDKEDGWGEFDCEILGRKVAYMVGLVKAGHKFRKGEWVGGDAEEPIYNHEEATKDKKRKPSRGPSREQEGHALKQRRLSWFFSRKVPGGGHDVAELQAKVEKLSKGFASLEKVVGKQARLLKKLVVKRKSKFSTSKLSGLGLKRREGRRGGTRPKKLFDGSPPVGSDCSSDEDGDDRMK; from the exons ATGTCGTCGCGAAAGAAGAGGGTTGCAAAGTCTGGGGGAAAAG AGATTGCACATCCAACAGAGGTGGTGGGGAATCAGAGGTTACCATCTCGTTTATTTGCGACTGACAGATATCCGAGCAAACGCTTCAATTTGAATGCTTCACTAGAGTACCTTCTACTGGTTAGAGATGTGTTGGAAGGGACCGACGAAATGGAGAGGCTGCTAGGATCTTGCTTTGGATCTCTATTTAGGTTGCCGGTGAGGAGGTGTGCTTTCTCTGCGAAGTTAGTTCACGGTTTGCTAACGAGGCAGCTTGTAACAAAGAAAAGGTTAGAGTTGTGGCATGTTTTTGGAGGTGACCCTATGAGATTTTCACTGGCCAAATTTGGGCATGTGACGGGTCTTCCGTGTGGAGAGTTTGAAGAGGGGTACGTGGTTGACGACAAGGCGCGGCCACCCAAAGCAGATTATGTTTTCTGGGACAGACTTTTGGGTGCAAGTAGGCGTGACATAACAATCGCAGAAGTGGCTACAATGGTTGCAGGTGATAAGGAGATGCCACCGACTCGGAAGCTGAAGTTGTGTTTGATAATCATAGTTGATGGAGTTTTGCTGGCTACAAATCAGGAACCGAAGCCGTCTGTGAAGCATGTTAAGCGTCTAGAGAAGCTCGATCGATTCCTTTCATTTCAGTGGGGCCGGGAGTCTTTTTGGTGGACTATAAGCAGCATGATTCCGCCAGCAAAGGTGATTGGTAAATGCGACGATCCGAATGGTGTATTCTGTAGGAAGCTTCGGCAGGAGACCAAAGTCCTGGACGGGTTCCCTTGGGCACTGCAGCTGTGGGCATTTGAAGCGATACTAGGCTTAATTGCTCGCCTTGGGGGGAATGACGAGCAGACATTGCTGACTTATGACGGGAAGAAGCTTCCTCAACAGATGGGGTTGGGCTTGGTGGATGTGCTACACTCTGAGCATGACCCAAAG CTAACGGTGCAGCCGATGTATGAACCTGGGGGTGATAAAGAGGACGGTTGGGGGGAGTTTGACTGTGAGATATTGGGCAGGAAAGTGGCGTACATGGTTGGCTTAGTGAAGGCTGGGCATAAATTCCGCAAAGGCGAGTGGGTGGGTGGTGACGCGGAGGAGCCAATCTACAATCACGAAGAAGCAACAAAGGACAAGAAGAGGAAGCCATCTAGGGGTCCAAGCAGAGAACAAGAAGGTCATGCGCTGAAGCAACGAAGGCTTAGTTGGTTTTTCAGCAGGAAAGTGCCTGGCGGAGGACATGATGTTGCAGAATTGCAGGCTAAAGTTGAAAAATTAAGCAAAGGGTTTGCGAGTTTGGAGAAGGTAGTTGGGAAGCAGGCTAGGTTGTTGAAGAAACTAGTGGTGAAGAGGAAATCCAAGTTTTCTACCAGTAAATTGAGTGGTCTCGGATTGAAGAGGAGGGAGGGCAGGCGTGGGGGCACGAGGCCAAAAAAGTTGTTTGACGGAAGTCCTCCTGTTGGTTCTGATTGTAGCAGCGATGAGGATGGAGACGACCGTATGAAGTAG
- the LOC106314695 gene encoding uncharacterized protein LOC106314695, translating to MQLQQLLLEDLRISASSMKCHRAKGQAIDDTVGNAEDSFLNLESYFERLKATNPGTVTAIDTEQDIEGNTRFLSFAASIQGFRCLRHVLIIDGTHLSGKYKGVLLTARGQDANFQVFPLAFAVVDGETEHAWTWFLSKVERIIADSTALSIISDRHSSILKALREVFPMSHHGACIVHLMRNVVSRYKNKGLAKMVCEAAFSYRRKDFDLCFGKIRQANAACATYLEGIGTSKWSRTYFPGNRYNLLTSNIAEQLNHALTKSRPSPIIELFMFIQRMLTRWFSARRTKSAKCHGFVTPEVEKVMQTHIRLTKGSKIANITDWSYQVRGLFGQANTVSHETKVCTCQVFQKLKIPCGHALLAADYIGLSYAQLFGDCYKTQSWIDTYAGVIYPEAPLGDHPVADSITMLPPRLADHLDAPKISALHQQERSQ from the coding sequence ATGCAGCTGCAGCAACTTCTTTTGGAAGATCTCCGCATCTCTGCTTCCAGTATGAAATGCCACAGGGCAAAGGGACAAGCTATTGATGATACTGTCGGGAACGCGGAGGATTCTTTTCTAAACCTTGAGTCCTATTTTGAGCGTCTCAAAGCTACCAATCCCGGTACTGTTACTGCTATAGATACTGAGCAGGATATTGAAGGTAACACACGCTTCCTCTCTTTTGCTGCATCTATTCAGGGGTTCCGCTGTCTACGCCATGTCCTCATTATTGATGGGACTCATCTATCCGGCAAATACAAGGGGGTACTACTCACTGCTAGAGGTCAAGACGCAAATTTTCAAGTGTTCCCTTTGGCTTTCGCGGTTGTTGATGGTGAGACCGAGCACGCATGGACCTGGTTTCTTTCTAAGGTTGAAAGGATAATTGCTGACTCTACTGCTCTCTCCATTATCTCTGACCGCCATTCGTCCATTCTAAAAGCCCTGCGAGAAGTCTTCCCCATGTCCCATCACGGAGCTTGCATTGTCCATTTGATGCGGAATGTTGTGTCACGATACAAGAACAAAGGCTTAGCAAAGATGGTTTGTGAGGCTGCATTCTCTTACCGCCGCAAAGATTTCGATCTCTGTTTTGGGAAGATCAGGCAAGCCAATGCAGCCTGCGCCACTTACCTTGAAGGCATTGGTACGTCCAAATGGTCTAGGACTTACTTCCCCGGCAATCGTTACAACCTTCTCACCAGCAACATTGCTGAGCAGCTCAACCATGCTCTTACCAAGTCTAGGCCTTCACCTATCATCGAGTTGTTCATGTTTATTCAGCGAATGTTAACTCGTTGGTTCTCTGCGAGAAGAACAAAATCAGCTAAATGCCACGGTTTTGTCACACCGGAGGTCGAGAAGGTGATGCAGACACATATTAGGCTCACAAAAGGCAGCAAAATTGCAAACATCACCGATTGGAGCTATCAAGTTAGGGGGCTGTTCGGTCAAGCAAACACTGTCTCTCATGAAACAAAAGTCTGTACTTGCCAAGTGTTCCAGAAACTCAAAATCCCTTGCGGCCATGCTCTGTTAGCTGCGGACTACATTGGACTCTCCTATGCCCAACTGTTTGGAGATTGCTACAAGACACAATCATGGATCGACACCTATGCAGGAGTCATATACCCTGAGGCCCCCTTGGGAGATCACCCAGTAGCTGATTCGATCACAATGCTCCCCCCCAGACTCGCCGACCATCTGGACGCCCCAAAGATAAGCGCGTTGCATCAACAGGAGAGATCCCAGTAA